One segment of Burkholderia sp. FERM BP-3421 DNA contains the following:
- a CDS encoding MFS transporter: MSSQLGEVARNSERGVLSWYTGSPPAVRRAFWGCKIGYICDSMDVQMLSLVVPTLITIWGISLRDTGLIGTTTLLASTVGGWGAGILADRIGRVRTLQLTILCFALFTGLCGLAQGPTQLLVARGLMGLGFGGEWVAGSILMAELVSSGDRGKAVGLVQAGWALGWGVAVGFYTLLFSILAPEIAWRTLFLIGVLPALLILFLRRHVEDSSVYVRAHAARAEGSRPGLLAIFSRQYRSITARATLIATGTQGGYYAIATWLPTYLKTERHLSVISTGAYLAVVIAGSYVGYVCSAFLCDRIGRKANFIGFAVASMIIVVVYTSLDLSNATMLWLGFPLGFAASGVFSGMGAFLSELYPTSVRGSGQGFCYNAGRAIGALFPFLIGALASQDHLGASIGLFAAVAYGLLVVVLLTFPETAGRDLSHAPTQESATK, from the coding sequence ATGTCGAGCCAACTTGGCGAGGTCGCCCGCAATTCAGAACGCGGTGTGCTTTCCTGGTACACCGGAAGTCCGCCTGCCGTGCGGCGTGCCTTCTGGGGCTGCAAAATCGGATATATCTGCGACAGCATGGACGTGCAAATGCTGTCGCTCGTCGTCCCAACCCTGATCACGATCTGGGGCATTTCCCTACGCGACACCGGCCTGATCGGGACCACGACGCTCCTGGCGTCGACAGTGGGCGGCTGGGGGGCGGGCATTCTCGCCGATCGGATCGGACGCGTGAGGACGCTGCAGCTCACGATTCTCTGCTTCGCACTCTTCACCGGCCTGTGCGGGCTCGCACAAGGCCCAACCCAGCTGCTGGTGGCCCGCGGCCTGATGGGCCTGGGCTTCGGTGGGGAATGGGTGGCCGGATCGATCCTCATGGCCGAGTTGGTGTCGTCCGGTGATCGAGGAAAAGCAGTGGGTCTGGTGCAGGCTGGTTGGGCGCTAGGTTGGGGTGTTGCCGTCGGGTTCTACACGCTCCTGTTTTCGATCCTCGCGCCGGAAATCGCGTGGCGCACGCTATTCCTGATCGGCGTTTTGCCCGCGTTGCTCATCCTGTTTCTTCGGCGCCACGTCGAAGACTCCAGCGTCTATGTCCGCGCACATGCGGCCCGTGCCGAGGGCTCACGCCCCGGACTCCTCGCCATCTTCTCGAGGCAGTACCGCTCAATCACGGCGCGCGCAACGCTCATTGCGACCGGCACACAAGGCGGCTACTACGCGATCGCGACCTGGTTGCCGACCTACCTCAAGACTGAACGGCATCTGTCCGTGATTAGCACCGGCGCCTATCTCGCTGTCGTAATCGCTGGCTCCTATGTGGGCTACGTCTGCAGCGCGTTCCTTTGCGACCGCATCGGCCGAAAAGCAAACTTCATTGGCTTCGCTGTCGCGTCGATGATCATCGTCGTCGTCTATACCTCCCTCGACTTGAGCAACGCGACTATGCTCTGGCTCGGCTTCCCATTGGGCTTCGCGGCGTCGGGCGTATTTTCGGGGATGGGCGCGTTCCTCTCGGAACTCTATCCGACCTCGGTTCGCGGGTCAGGGCAGGGCTTTTGCTACAACGCTGGCCGCGCCATTGGCGCACTTTTCCCATTCCTGATCGGCGCGCTGGCGTCCCAAGATCACCTGGGCGCGAGCATTGGACTGTTTGCGGCTGTCGCCTACGGACTGCTGGTTGTCGTGCTGCTGACCTTTCCCGAAACTGCAGGGCGAGACCTCAGCCACGCGCCGACCCAGGAATCTGCCACGAAATGA
- a CDS encoding H-NS histone family protein: protein MATYEELKEQLEQLVREAESVKHREIAEALVEIRALIAKYGIEPEQICATWTVRGRLDDRRGGQMPKYRNPATGQTWVGRGRAPNWMAGRPREIFLVGGARSEAD from the coding sequence ATGGCTACCTACGAAGAGCTGAAAGAGCAGCTCGAGCAACTCGTCCGCGAAGCCGAGTCGGTCAAGCACCGGGAGATTGCGGAGGCTCTAGTCGAGATCCGGGCACTGATCGCAAAGTACGGGATCGAGCCCGAGCAGATATGCGCGACGTGGACAGTCAGAGGTCGCCTGGACGATCGTCGCGGCGGGCAAATGCCGAAGTATCGGAATCCAGCAACAGGCCAGACGTGGGTTGGGCGTGGCCGGGCACCGAATTGGATGGCCGGACGCCCCCGCGAGATCTTCTTGGTGGGCGGAGCCCGCAGCGAGGCAGACTAG
- a CDS encoding glycoside hydrolase family 19 protein — protein MVELKSSWDWPGFDVVTLNRSVSDMFQRALFVADNGTPDELTTFEESFKGGRSDETIMRLEDAIDSGGQKDGKITAHELQLALRKPWLADRLDHLVVRYESEWGGEMSKWDALDSFMHAGLPVWKAEKTRIDALRWWDRASSVADFRASPLVYHWHPMGLVGNFISAGLRCTACGADLTMTHQILTTLFPNITATNADKYSTDLTTAFRKYRLNTCARVSHFLGQASVECTNFTSFEESLVYRDGSRLWGIYHSALVAGLKRLNPTWTEPQMRAYTETHLANNDQELGKVLFGNAQYPDVDYRGRGPLAVTWDSTYRRYQDESGNSAMPNPRLLATDSAIGCDSSAWFWRTNGINEPADRNSLHDVTHIINKALLRIRDRGNMAKRAFVLLNDGKNPCSERWQGALTASNGWQV, from the coding sequence ATGGTTGAGCTGAAGAGCTCGTGGGACTGGCCGGGGTTCGATGTCGTTACTCTCAATAGATCGGTGTCCGACATGTTCCAACGCGCGCTGTTTGTTGCGGACAATGGCACACCCGATGAACTCACAACCTTCGAAGAGTCGTTCAAGGGCGGTCGCTCAGACGAGACGATCATGAGGCTCGAGGACGCGATCGATAGCGGGGGGCAGAAAGACGGCAAGATTACCGCCCACGAACTGCAACTGGCGCTCCGGAAACCATGGCTCGCAGATCGCCTCGATCATCTGGTCGTGCGATATGAAAGCGAGTGGGGCGGAGAAATGAGCAAGTGGGACGCGCTGGATTCGTTCATGCATGCGGGTCTGCCGGTGTGGAAGGCCGAAAAGACCCGTATCGATGCATTGCGCTGGTGGGACCGAGCCTCAAGCGTGGCAGATTTTCGCGCATCCCCGCTAGTCTATCATTGGCATCCGATGGGACTCGTCGGCAACTTCATCTCGGCCGGGTTGAGGTGCACCGCATGCGGTGCGGATCTCACGATGACGCACCAAATTCTGACGACGCTATTTCCGAACATCACGGCGACGAATGCCGACAAATACTCGACCGACCTCACCACCGCTTTCCGGAAATACCGCTTGAACACCTGCGCACGTGTGTCTCATTTCCTCGGCCAAGCGAGCGTCGAATGCACCAACTTCACCTCGTTTGAAGAAAGTCTGGTCTACCGCGACGGGAGCCGCCTATGGGGCATCTATCATAGTGCGTTGGTAGCGGGACTGAAACGATTGAATCCAACCTGGACAGAGCCCCAAATGCGCGCGTACACGGAAACGCATCTGGCCAACAATGACCAGGAGCTTGGCAAGGTTCTGTTCGGCAACGCGCAATATCCGGATGTCGACTATCGGGGCCGGGGTCCGCTGGCAGTGACCTGGGACAGCACCTACCGTCGATATCAAGACGAATCCGGTAACAGCGCAATGCCGAATCCGCGGCTGCTCGCAACCGACAGCGCGATCGGATGCGATTCGTCCGCGTGGTTCTGGAGGACAAACGGTATCAATGAACCTGCGGACCGAAACTCGCTTCACGACGTAACCCACATCATCAACAAGGCATTGCTCCGGATCCGGGATCGTGGAAACATGGCCAAACGCGCATTCGTGTTGTTGAACGACGGTAAAAATCCCTGCTCTGAAAGATGGCAAGGCGCATTGACTGCGTCAAACGGATGGCAAGTATGA
- a CDS encoding putative hydro-lyase produces the protein MALDRLAPQAFRRLVREHGVWAPTTSASAGFVQANLVVLPSAYATEFVQFCAANPAACPVIWTGEPGQWDVPALGRDIDLRTDIGKYRALAGGSFSSTLRSIEHYWSEDLVPIAIGCSFSFESALTKAGIRLRHISENRNIAMYKTNIRNKMVGRFSGNLVATMRPIPNEQIDLVIRITEQLPDCHGAPIHIGAPSALGIADLSRPDFGDATPVLKGETPVFWACGVTSQIAIESAGLDLAYAHSPGYMLVTDREVDS, from the coding sequence AGGCATTCAGACGACTCGTTCGCGAACACGGCGTCTGGGCGCCCACTACTTCGGCGTCGGCCGGCTTCGTTCAAGCGAATCTGGTGGTTCTGCCCTCCGCCTATGCCACGGAGTTTGTGCAGTTCTGCGCAGCGAATCCAGCCGCCTGCCCAGTGATTTGGACGGGTGAGCCCGGTCAGTGGGACGTACCCGCATTAGGACGAGACATCGATCTCCGAACCGATATTGGGAAGTACCGGGCTTTGGCGGGCGGCTCGTTCTCGTCGACGCTCCGCTCCATCGAACACTACTGGAGCGAGGACCTCGTCCCGATTGCCATTGGCTGCTCGTTCTCGTTCGAAAGCGCGCTCACAAAGGCAGGTATTCGCCTGCGGCACATCTCAGAAAATCGAAATATCGCCATGTATAAAACCAATATTCGAAACAAAATGGTTGGGCGATTCTCCGGCAATCTCGTTGCCACGATGCGGCCGATCCCGAATGAGCAGATCGACCTCGTGATCCGAATCACTGAACAGCTCCCTGATTGCCACGGTGCCCCGATCCACATCGGTGCCCCGTCAGCGCTCGGCATCGCGGATCTGTCTCGCCCTGACTTCGGCGACGCTACTCCTGTCCTGAAGGGGGAGACGCCTGTTTTCTGGGCCTGTGGCGTCACATCTCAGATAGCCATCGAATCCGCTGGATTGGATCTCGCCTACGCGCACAGCCCCGGCTACATGCTTGTGACGGATCGCGAGGTCGACAGCTGA
- a CDS encoding transcriptional regulator, translated as MSVLDMSREEFAERIGAKKRTIENWLQPSESAEFRTMPEMAWKFISEILESRQIKQRKRP; from the coding sequence ATGAGCGTCCTCGACATGAGCCGTGAGGAGTTTGCGGAGCGAATCGGAGCCAAGAAGCGCACGATCGAGAACTGGTTGCAACCTTCCGAGTCGGCCGAGTTTCGCACGATGCCTGAGATGGCATGGAAGTTCATCAGCGAGATACTCGAGAGCCGTCAAATAAAGCAACGCAAACGCCCTTGA
- a CDS encoding TraB/GumN family protein, producing MSNKICGDLNNMTADGNSVSISPISYRNALLLTDEPSRSMALNQSAPGETIYDKSWLAASFRMRQLRRVKRSDHGPRIAAAVSNVVFRTALIGLQLVCAAALLAGQAQAANTTPSGTPALEVIAPNGIRSILMGSLHVASPSLHQPDPRVLEQFQQVVVEHRVASEVRDIAAQLESAQPAWIKELRPIHIAKLREHLKCRFPDLDSESVTLGLVVVLAQATPGMANELAYATCDSTGYHSRDDIVLSTAEKLGLPLRYLETEQEIARSRAQLATGDIRQSFDFAFSPEATRLKDRVIGALNRGDYPEVAAATELSVELAGGNKQLTHGIMVRDRNSLWMKSLPDLLEAQRSFVLVGASHLPGSDGLVALLRARGFTINAIELPTGSGR from the coding sequence ATGTCAAATAAAATTTGTGGCGACCTCAATAACATGACCGCAGACGGCAATTCCGTGTCGATCAGTCCAATCTCCTACCGCAACGCGCTGCTGTTGACTGATGAGCCTTCGCGCAGCATGGCCCTCAACCAGTCCGCTCCGGGGGAAACGATCTACGACAAGTCGTGGCTCGCCGCCAGCTTTCGGATGCGCCAGCTCCGCAGAGTGAAGAGATCGGACCATGGGCCGCGAATTGCCGCGGCCGTTTCGAATGTCGTGTTCCGAACGGCGCTTATTGGGCTCCAGCTAGTCTGTGCTGCGGCACTACTAGCCGGCCAGGCACAGGCTGCAAACACCACTCCCAGCGGCACCCCAGCGCTCGAGGTAATCGCCCCGAACGGCATTCGCAGCATCCTCATGGGTAGCCTCCACGTGGCGTCGCCAAGCTTGCACCAACCAGACCCGCGCGTACTGGAGCAGTTCCAGCAGGTGGTCGTGGAACACCGCGTCGCCTCTGAGGTTCGGGATATTGCCGCCCAGCTCGAGTCCGCCCAGCCCGCGTGGATCAAGGAACTAAGACCTATCCACATTGCAAAGCTCCGCGAACATCTCAAGTGCCGGTTTCCTGACTTGGATAGTGAGTCGGTAACCTTGGGGCTCGTCGTCGTCCTAGCGCAGGCAACCCCAGGAATGGCAAATGAACTCGCCTACGCAACCTGTGACAGCACCGGATACCATTCTCGTGACGACATCGTCCTGTCGACCGCAGAAAAGCTTGGTCTCCCACTGCGCTACTTGGAAACTGAGCAAGAAATTGCACGGAGTCGCGCGCAGCTGGCCACCGGAGATATTCGTCAAAGCTTTGATTTTGCGTTTTCGCCGGAGGCTACACGCCTCAAGGATCGTGTCATTGGGGCCCTGAACCGCGGTGACTACCCCGAAGTCGCAGCAGCAACGGAGCTGTCCGTCGAACTAGCCGGCGGCAACAAGCAGTTGACTCACGGAATAATGGTCCGAGACCGGAATAGTCTTTGGATGAAATCCTTACCGGACCTGCTAGAAGCTCAACGTTCCTTTGTCCTCGTTGGGGCCTCGCATTTGCCCGGCTCGGACGGCTTGGTCGCGCTGCTCCGCGCGCGCGGTTTCACGATCAACGCGATTGAGCTTCCTACTGGTAGCGGCCGTTAA
- a CDS encoding IS3 family transposase (programmed frameshift): MKRKRFSIEQIVAVLKQAELGMPVADVIRQVGISEQTFYRWKKQYAGMQSDQVRELKQLQDENARLKKLVAELSLDKAILQDVAAKKLARPALRRDVVDYVVSHYGLTMRRACRLVKQPRSVQYYKSIKDPRPELRSRMREIAYTRVRYGYRRVHVLLRREGWQLGRNQAYRLYCEEQLQLRSKLPKRRKMVVTRVAKIVPVRPNDAWSMDFVADQLADGSKFRTLTIVDVFTKEALAIEVGQRLKGEHVVSALNRIAARRGAPRHLFVDNGSEFSGRLLDMWAYHYQAKIDFSRPGKPTDNCHIETFNGSFRDECLNLHWFETLGEAKAIVEAWRRDYNESRPHSALKELAPAEFARQLMPLPGSTRPETPENSL, from the exons ATGAAACGGAAACGCTTTTCGATCGAACAGATTGTGGCAGTGCTGAAGCAAGCCGAACTGGGGATGCCGGTGGCCGATGTGATCCGGCAGGTCGGTATTTCGGAACAGACGTTCTATCGGTGGAAGAAGCAATACGCCGGGATGCAGTCTGATCAGGTACGCGAACTCAAGCAGTTGCAGGACGAGAATGCGCGGCTGAAGAAGCTGGTCGCCGAATTGAGCTTGGACAAGGCCATCTTGCAAGACGTAGCTGCAAAAAAGT TGGCCCGGCCCGCGCTGAGACGAGACGTGGTGGATTACGTGGTGAGCCACTACGGATTGACGATGAGGCGGGCCTGTCGGCTCGTGAAGCAACCGCGCAGCGTTCAGTACTACAAAAGCATCAAGGACCCTCGCCCAGAACTGCGCTCACGTATGCGCGAGATCGCCTATACGCGTGTGCGCTACGGGTATCGACGCGTCCATGTACTGCTGCGCCGGGAAGGCTGGCAGTTGGGTCGGAATCAGGCGTACCGGTTGTATTGCGAAGAGCAGTTGCAGTTGCGCTCGAAATTGCCGAAGCGACGAAAGATGGTGGTGACGCGCGTGGCGAAGATCGTTCCGGTCAGGCCAAACGACGCTTGGAGTATGGATTTTGTGGCTGACCAGCTTGCTGATGGCTCGAAATTTCGCACTTTGACGATCGTGGATGTGTTCACGAAGGAGGCGTTGGCGATCGAAGTGGGGCAACGCTTGAAAGGCGAACACGTGGTATCCGCATTGAACCGAATCGCCGCTCGGCGCGGCGCTCCGCGGCATCTGTTTGTCGACAACGGCAGCGAGTTTTCCGGGCGCCTGCTCGATATGTGGGCGTACCACTACCAAGCAAAAATCGACTTCAGCCGACCGGGCAAGCCGACGGACAATTGCCACATCGAGACGTTTAACGGATCATTCCGCGATGAGTGCTTGAACCTACATTGGTTCGAGACGTTGGGCGAAGCCAAAGCGATCGTCGAGGCCTGGCGCCGGGATTACAACGAGAGCCGTCCTCACTCTGCTCTCAAAGAGTTGGCACCAGCTGAATTCGCCCGTCAGCTGATGCCTTTGCCGGGTTCAACCAGACCCGAAACGCCGGAAAACTCGCTCTAG